A single Nostoc sp. PCC 7107 DNA region contains:
- a CDS encoding ABC transporter ATP-binding protein: MEVIRLNQVSLWRRTQEELSYDLKKTILSFLEGKYRYPAKKLVLDQIDLVVKSGEKVGIIGANGAGKSTLLKLICGILQPQQGVVRVKGNIAPLIELGAGFDPEISVMANIIFYGVMLGFSRQEMMNRAAAILEFAELQDYSLVPVKVLSSGMVARLGFAIATDVQPDILILDEVLSVGDESFKNKSKQRIEKFWAADTTVLLVSHDLDFIRQSCEWVIWLDKGKVKLTGDTNRVVEAYLTTTNNS, encoded by the coding sequence ATGGAAGTCATTCGTCTGAATCAAGTTTCTCTGTGGCGACGGACACAAGAAGAACTTTCTTATGACTTAAAGAAAACTATCTTGTCATTTTTAGAAGGAAAGTATCGTTACCCGGCTAAGAAGTTGGTGCTAGATCAAATTGATTTGGTGGTTAAATCAGGAGAAAAAGTAGGAATTATTGGGGCGAATGGAGCAGGAAAATCTACACTTTTGAAGCTAATCTGTGGAATTTTGCAGCCACAGCAGGGAGTTGTGCGAGTGAAAGGGAACATTGCGCCATTAATTGAGTTAGGCGCAGGGTTCGATCCTGAAATTTCTGTGATGGCTAACATTATCTTTTATGGAGTAATGTTAGGATTCTCACGACAAGAAATGATGAATAGGGCAGCAGCAATTTTAGAGTTTGCAGAGTTGCAAGACTATTCCTTAGTCCCAGTCAAAGTATTGTCATCCGGTATGGTAGCACGGTTAGGTTTTGCGATCGCCACCGATGTGCAACCAGATATTTTGATTCTTGATGAAGTGCTATCTGTTGGGGATGAAAGTTTTAAGAATAAGTCCAAGCAGCGAATTGAAAAGTTTTGGGCTGCGGATACCACAGTTTTATTAGTTTCTCATGATTTGGATTTTATTAGACAGTCGTGTGAATGGGTGATTTGGTTGGATAAGGGAAAAGTGAAGTTAACAGGAGATACCAACCGCGTAGTTGAAGCATACCTGACAACTACAAATAATTCTTAA
- a CDS encoding glycosyltransferase family 1 protein, with amino-acid sequence MNKYPDKIAFFSSDLEQVVHRGIAIYTKMLLKCADNLGYKNYLITGAKCTKSYPLAQQIIIEKHLENPSNHPDISRLMAHWLKGQLGFSHLVKIERERTTETSDRLKFLHNLKGFLNQKLIYQLAQNVQPRLSGNAYKLNISHKFNIVFCTSPANIRVPRQTKLVQTLHDIMPMTRNDHPDNTFIFYRRVQNMLRHSDLILSVSETSRQDLLAIFPEYEQKIITVYEPLADLPLLALKQVDESLVLKKYHIQRQNYLLFVSSLEKRKNIFRLIEAYLGIQEQVGVPLIIIGEKDVGNPEIVPLLNSLNCENKIRYLGYISDVEKFILLRNALAFMFPSLYEGFGLPPLEAMQVGCPVLTSKAGSLAEVCADAALYIEDPQSTLNIAQGILKIVRNQPLRQELSMKGYIRASEFSFGKYKQRLSKILENLLVE; translated from the coding sequence ATGAATAAATATCCAGATAAAATTGCTTTTTTTTCTTCAGACTTAGAACAAGTAGTGCATCGAGGTATTGCGATTTATACAAAAATGCTTTTAAAATGTGCTGACAATCTTGGATATAAAAACTACTTAATTACAGGAGCAAAATGTACAAAAAGTTATCCTTTAGCGCAACAGATCATTATTGAAAAGCATTTAGAAAATCCATCTAATCATCCTGATATATCTAGGCTAATGGCGCATTGGCTTAAAGGTCAGCTTGGTTTTTCGCATTTAGTAAAAATAGAACGTGAGCGAACTACAGAAACTAGCGATCGCCTGAAATTTTTGCATAACTTGAAGGGATTTTTAAATCAAAAATTAATTTACCAATTAGCACAAAATGTTCAACCAAGACTTTCGGGTAACGCCTATAAACTCAATATTAGTCACAAATTTAATATAGTATTTTGTACATCTCCTGCTAATATTCGTGTTCCACGCCAAACTAAACTTGTACAAACGCTTCATGATATTATGCCGATGACGCGTAATGATCACCCCGATAATACATTTATCTTTTATCGCCGAGTGCAGAATATGTTGCGTCACTCAGATCTGATTCTTAGCGTTTCTGAAACCTCGCGTCAAGATTTGTTAGCGATTTTTCCAGAATATGAACAGAAGATCATCACAGTTTATGAACCACTAGCTGATTTGCCTTTGTTAGCTCTTAAACAAGTCGATGAATCTCTGGTTTTAAAAAAATATCATATCCAACGCCAAAACTACTTGTTATTTGTCAGTTCTTTAGAAAAACGTAAAAATATTTTTCGGCTGATTGAAGCTTACTTAGGAATTCAAGAACAAGTCGGCGTACCTTTGATAATTATCGGAGAAAAAGATGTAGGTAATCCAGAAATTGTCCCATTACTAAATTCGCTAAACTGTGAAAATAAAATTAGGTATTTAGGTTATATATCTGATGTGGAAAAATTTATTTTATTAAGAAATGCTTTGGCTTTTATGTTTCCCTCACTTTATGAAGGGTTTGGATTACCACCTTTAGAAGCAATGCAGGTAGGATGCCCAGTTTTAACATCAAAAGCAGGTTCACTAGCAGAAGTTTGTGCTGATGCTGCATTGTATATAGAAGATCCTCAGAGTACTTTAAATATTGCTCAGGGAATTTTAAAAATAGTCAGAAACCAACCACTACGACAGGAGCTTAGTATGAAAGGATATATTAGAGCTAGTGAATTTAGCTTCGGTAAATATAAACAAAGGCTGAGTAAAATTCTAGAAAATTTGTTAGTTGAATAG